The proteins below are encoded in one region of Bacillus vallismortis:
- the addB gene encoding helicase-exonuclease AddAB subunit AddB, whose translation MGAEFLVGRSGSGKTKLIIDSIQDELRRAPFGKPIIFLVPDQMTFLMEYELAKTPDMGGMIRAQVFSFSRLAWRVLQHTGGMSRPFLTSTGVQMLLRKLIEEHKQEFKVYQKASDKSGFTAQVERMLTEFKRYCLEPEDIRRMAESGTVSEYRGERVLSEKLHDLSILYQQMEKSLSEQYLHSEDYLTLLAEHIPLSEDVKGAHIYVDGFYQFTPQEFRVLEQLMVHAEHITFSLTADKPSYEREPHELELFRMTGKTYYRLHQKAKELNLDIAYKELSGTQRHERTPELAHLEAQYEARPAIPYAEKQEAFTVMQAANRRAELEGIAREIHALVREKGYRYKDIAILARQPEDYKDMVKEVFADYEIPYFIDGKASMLNHPLIEFIRSSIDVLKGNWRYEAVFRCVKTELLFPLNEPKTKVREQVDQLENYCIAYGIKGDRWTKGDRFHYRRFVSLDDDFAQTDQEIEMENMLNDTRDWIVPPLFQLQKRMKKAKTVREKAEALYRYLEETDVPLKLDQERQRAEEDGRIIEAQQHQQAWDAVIQLLEEFVEMMGDDEISLDLFQQMMEAGAESLTFSLIPPALDQVFVGNMDLSRMYGTSCTFVLGANDGVLPARPDENGVLSDDDREWLKNIGIELSSGGRERLLDEHFLIYMAFSSPSDRLYVSYPIADAEGKTLLPSIVIKRLEELFPQHMERLLTNEPEQVSDEEQLKYVVNKSVAQSFTASQLRLWTREYNISDVWWSTYNVLMSQPDRLQSKKLFSSLFFRNEVKQLERSVSRQLYGERIQGSVSRMETFNACPFSHFASHGLHLKERQFFKLEAPDIGQLFHSSLKLISDRLREQKMDWRDLTKEQCELFSYDAVERLAPKLQKEILLSSNRHYYVKEKLQKIVTRVSGILSEHAKASGFVPIGLELGFGGKGPLPPLTFTLKNGCTMELVGRIDRVDKAESSKGLLLRIVDYKSSDKGLDLAEVYYGLALQMLTYLDLSITHSADWLGMRATPAGVLYFHIHDPMIQSNLPLGLDEIEQEIFKKFKMKGLLLGDQEAVRLMDTTLQEGRSNIINAGLKKDGSLRSDSAAVGEKEFDLLTKHVRRTFQEAGEQITDGRVSIEPYKMKNKTPCTYCSFKSVCQFDESLEENEYRPLKAEKDKTILEWIKKEADGNEHS comes from the coding sequence TTGGGAGCAGAGTTTTTAGTAGGCAGGTCCGGGAGTGGAAAAACGAAGCTGATCATCGACAGCATACAGGATGAACTGCGCCGGGCTCCATTCGGGAAACCAATCATTTTTCTAGTCCCGGATCAAATGACGTTTTTAATGGAATACGAGCTTGCTAAAACGCCTGATATGGGCGGAATGATACGTGCTCAAGTATTCAGCTTTTCACGTTTGGCCTGGCGCGTCCTCCAGCATACAGGGGGAATGAGCAGGCCGTTTCTTACGAGCACAGGCGTACAGATGCTCCTGCGGAAGCTCATTGAGGAGCATAAACAGGAGTTCAAAGTCTATCAAAAAGCGAGTGACAAAAGCGGATTTACCGCACAGGTTGAACGGATGTTGACCGAGTTTAAGCGTTACTGTCTGGAGCCGGAGGATATCCGCCGGATGGCGGAAAGCGGAACGGTTTCCGAGTATCGCGGAGAACGTGTTTTATCTGAAAAACTTCATGACCTATCAATTTTGTACCAGCAGATGGAAAAAAGCCTTTCAGAGCAATATCTTCACTCTGAAGATTATTTGACATTGCTGGCAGAGCATATCCCGCTGTCTGAAGATGTAAAAGGCGCGCATATCTACGTGGACGGCTTTTATCAGTTTACACCGCAGGAATTCAGGGTGTTGGAGCAGCTGATGGTTCATGCAGAGCACATCACGTTTTCGCTCACAGCGGACAAGCCGTCATACGAGCGGGAGCCGCATGAACTGGAATTGTTCAGAATGACGGGAAAAACCTATTACCGCCTGCATCAGAAGGCGAAGGAACTGAATCTGGACATTGCGTATAAAGAGCTAAGCGGGACTCAGCGGCATGAGCGCACACCGGAACTGGCGCATTTGGAGGCGCAGTATGAAGCGCGCCCGGCCATTCCGTACGCCGAAAAACAAGAGGCTTTTACGGTCATGCAGGCCGCAAACAGACGAGCTGAGCTGGAAGGCATTGCCCGGGAAATTCACGCGCTTGTCAGAGAGAAGGGGTATCGCTATAAGGATATAGCAATTCTTGCGCGCCAGCCGGAAGACTACAAGGATATGGTAAAGGAAGTTTTCGCGGATTACGAGATTCCTTATTTCATTGACGGAAAAGCATCCATGCTGAACCATCCGTTAATCGAATTTATCCGGTCGAGCATTGATGTTCTGAAAGGGAATTGGCGGTATGAAGCGGTGTTTCGCTGCGTGAAAACCGAACTGCTATTCCCGCTTAACGAGCCGAAAACGAAGGTGAGGGAACAGGTTGATCAGCTTGAAAATTACTGTATCGCCTACGGGATTAAAGGCGATCGCTGGACAAAGGGCGACCGTTTCCATTACAGACGTTTTGTGTCATTGGATGATGATTTTGCGCAAACCGATCAGGAAATCGAAATGGAAAACATGCTGAATGACACACGCGACTGGATTGTTCCGCCGCTTTTTCAGCTTCAAAAACGAATGAAAAAAGCAAAGACGGTTCGGGAGAAGGCGGAGGCACTCTACCGCTATTTAGAAGAGACGGATGTGCCGCTGAAGCTGGATCAGGAAAGACAGCGTGCTGAAGAAGACGGCAGAATCATTGAAGCGCAGCAGCATCAGCAGGCGTGGGATGCCGTCATTCAGCTGCTTGAAGAGTTTGTTGAAATGATGGGGGATGATGAGATTTCCCTTGATTTGTTTCAGCAAATGATGGAAGCAGGCGCAGAGTCGCTTACATTTTCTCTTATTCCGCCTGCGCTTGACCAGGTGTTTGTCGGCAATATGGATTTGTCCAGAATGTACGGCACCTCCTGCACCTTTGTGCTGGGGGCAAACGATGGCGTTCTGCCGGCACGCCCTGATGAAAACGGGGTGCTGTCGGATGATGACCGGGAATGGCTGAAAAACATAGGGATTGAGCTTTCCTCGGGTGGCCGGGAACGTCTCCTTGATGAGCATTTCCTCATTTATATGGCGTTTTCCAGTCCGTCTGACCGGCTTTACGTATCGTATCCGATTGCCGATGCGGAAGGAAAAACGCTTTTGCCGTCGATTGTCATTAAGCGGCTGGAAGAACTGTTTCCTCAGCACATGGAGCGCCTGTTGACAAATGAACCTGAACAGGTCAGCGATGAGGAACAGCTTAAGTACGTCGTCAATAAAAGTGTGGCACAGTCCTTTACCGCGAGCCAGCTCAGATTATGGACGCGGGAATACAACATCAGCGACGTCTGGTGGAGCACGTATAATGTGCTGATGAGTCAGCCGGACAGGCTGCAATCGAAAAAGCTGTTCTCAAGCCTGTTTTTCCGAAATGAAGTAAAGCAGCTTGAACGCAGCGTGTCGAGACAGCTCTATGGCGAACGCATTCAGGGCAGTGTGTCGAGAATGGAAACCTTTAACGCGTGCCCATTCTCCCATTTTGCTTCACACGGGCTGCATCTCAAGGAACGGCAATTTTTCAAGCTCGAAGCACCGGATATCGGCCAGCTGTTTCATTCCAGCTTAAAGCTGATTTCAGACAGGCTGCGCGAGCAAAAAATGGATTGGCGCGATTTAACAAAAGAGCAATGCGAGCTGTTTTCCTATGATGCGGTAGAGCGGCTGGCCCCAAAACTGCAAAAGGAAATTCTGCTCAGCTCAAACCGGCATTATTATGTGAAGGAAAAACTGCAAAAAATTGTGACACGCGTGTCCGGCATTTTAAGCGAGCATGCGAAAGCGAGCGGATTTGTGCCGATCGGGCTAGAACTGGGCTTTGGAGGAAAAGGGCCGCTTCCGCCGCTGACCTTTACACTGAAAAACGGCTGCACGATGGAACTCGTCGGGCGAATTGACCGTGTTGATAAAGCAGAAAGCTCAAAAGGTTTGCTTCTAAGGATTGTCGATTATAAATCTAGCGACAAAGGCCTTGACTTAGCGGAAGTATATTACGGACTGGCGCTGCAAATGCTGACGTATCTTGATTTATCAATTACACATTCAGCCGACTGGCTCGGCATGAGAGCGACGCCGGCCGGAGTGCTGTATTTTCATATCCATGACCCGATGATTCAATCTAATCTCCCGCTTGGGCTTGACGAGATTGAACAGGAGATTTTTAAGAAATTTAAGATGAAGGGCCTGCTCCTCGGCGATCAGGAAGCGGTTCGCCTCATGGATACAACCCTTCAAGAGGGACGGTCAAATATCATCAACGCCGGCTTGAAGAAAGACGGCTCTCTCAGATCGGATTCAGCGGCAGTCGGCGAAAAGGAGTTTGACCTGTTGACGAAGCATGTGCGCCGCACCTTCCAAGAGGCAGGCGAACAAATCACCGACGGGCGCGTATCCATTGAGCCGTATAAAATGAAGAACAAGACGCCGTGCACATACTGTTCGTTCAAATCAGTATGCCAATTCGATGAATCATTAGAAGAAAACGAGTATCGCCCGTTAAAGGCTGAAAAGGACAAGACGATACTTGAGTGGATAAAAAAGGAGGCGGATGGCAATGAACATTCCTAA
- a CDS encoding SgrR family transcriptional regulator, whose translation MKLIDHYVALVKTGHAAYGQMNEMTLTEMADSLCCTERNAKLILHKLEKKNWIERESGAGRGRKSQIAFLRRPEELLFQTAKEYTMAGKLKKAKELIQQYHSSFPGLQNEYDRWFSEVFGFVTETGGDGEKDVLRLFIAPEAVSSLDPCRIFLRSEGHFVKQIFDTLLTFDPAVQEPKPHLVHGWEKAGEKRWRFFLRKGVFFHNGQPLTARDVAFTFQRFLTQADNPYKWLLHGVKQVSEKGPYCVELMLDKPNALLPYALCDERLSILPAEQGGGINGTGPFRVMQHQDRMLVLEANERYFKGRPFLDRVEFVFSEQAGEMNGFTIQETQAWPEKQTVFDERHVQYLSLNLKKKGPLSHQSFRKALRLLISSERLVCEAGGHRKIPVSSFLHSSPFDWEGLSPSELLKQSGYEGEPLVLCTFSEADHREDAEWIQNVCARHGIRLTLQFCDSADLRRPDIVQQADIIHDSATFYQDSEFGFLHLLLSENSFLCQHLSEKMKQICKEMIERFFSVPDRCSRIHMLQDIDRQLIQEFHAIPLYQNVLRVTSSENVKGLMLDEEGWIDLYAVWLSK comes from the coding sequence TTGAAGCTGATCGACCACTACGTGGCACTTGTAAAAACTGGACACGCTGCATATGGGCAAATGAATGAAATGACGCTCACTGAGATGGCTGACAGTCTATGCTGTACAGAAAGAAATGCAAAGCTTATATTACACAAGCTGGAGAAGAAGAATTGGATTGAACGAGAAAGCGGAGCGGGACGCGGCCGCAAATCCCAAATCGCGTTTCTGCGACGGCCTGAGGAACTGCTTTTTCAAACCGCAAAGGAATATACAATGGCTGGCAAGCTAAAAAAGGCGAAGGAACTGATTCAGCAGTATCACTCCTCCTTTCCCGGGCTTCAAAACGAATATGACAGGTGGTTTTCCGAGGTGTTCGGCTTTGTGACAGAGACCGGCGGGGATGGAGAAAAAGATGTGCTCCGGCTGTTCATCGCTCCTGAAGCTGTCAGCAGCCTGGACCCGTGCCGCATCTTTTTGCGGTCAGAGGGGCATTTTGTCAAACAAATATTTGATACACTGCTCACTTTTGATCCGGCTGTACAGGAGCCAAAGCCCCATTTGGTTCATGGATGGGAAAAGGCAGGGGAAAAACGATGGAGATTTTTTCTTCGAAAGGGCGTGTTTTTTCATAACGGGCAGCCGTTGACAGCGCGGGATGTTGCGTTTACATTTCAGCGCTTTTTGACACAGGCTGACAACCCGTATAAGTGGCTGTTACACGGTGTGAAACAAGTCTCAGAAAAAGGCCCTTATTGTGTGGAGCTCATGCTTGATAAGCCGAACGCGCTTTTGCCGTATGCTCTTTGTGATGAACGGCTGTCCATTCTGCCGGCGGAACAGGGCGGCGGGATCAATGGAACAGGGCCTTTTCGGGTGATGCAGCATCAAGACAGGATGCTGGTGCTTGAAGCCAATGAGCGCTACTTCAAGGGACGGCCCTTTTTGGATCGAGTGGAGTTTGTGTTTTCTGAACAAGCCGGAGAGATGAACGGTTTTACCATTCAAGAAACACAAGCTTGGCCTGAGAAGCAAACTGTTTTTGACGAGCGGCATGTCCAATACTTGTCGCTCAATCTGAAAAAGAAGGGGCCTCTTTCGCATCAAAGCTTTAGAAAAGCGCTCCGCCTGCTGATTTCCTCTGAGCGGCTCGTCTGTGAAGCGGGAGGGCACCGCAAGATTCCGGTTTCGTCTTTTTTGCATTCGAGTCCCTTTGACTGGGAAGGCCTCTCACCTTCTGAATTGCTGAAGCAGAGCGGATACGAGGGGGAACCGCTTGTGCTGTGTACCTTTTCGGAAGCGGATCATCGTGAGGACGCCGAATGGATTCAAAATGTTTGCGCCCGACATGGCATCAGGCTTACACTTCAATTCTGTGATTCTGCTGATCTGCGCCGGCCCGACATCGTGCAGCAGGCGGATATCATCCATGACAGCGCGACGTTTTATCAAGACAGTGAGTTTGGTTTTCTGCATTTGCTGCTGTCTGAGAACAGTTTTTTGTGCCAGCATCTCTCTGAAAAAATGAAACAGATATGCAAAGAAATGATAGAACGCTTTTTTTCGGTGCCTGACCGTTGTTCGAGAATCCATATGCTGCAGGACATTGACCGCCAGCTTATACAGGAATTTCATGCGATTCCGCTGTATCAAAATGTGCTGCGGGTGACATCAAGCGAGAATGTGAAAGGCCTGATGCTTGATGAAGAGGGATGGATTGATTTGTACGCCGTGTGGCTGTCTAAGTGA
- a CDS encoding MDR family MFS transporter, whose translation MLSSFQSIKSRYTAPVWLRFFGEMLTSLTGAMMGPFMVLYLHEQLNGSVMIPMLIISLQPFADICLTLVAGRVTDRLGRRTAILIALLLQSAAMTGFVFAEHAYVFATLYVMNGIGRSLYIPASRAQIAESTPESRRSEVFAVINVIYSAGLTAGPVLGVLLYNHNPMWIFALDAAALFIYFLIAALKLPETKPTITAGASAFSASFTIYRPVLLLLLLSLPISMLYAQTETTYRLFSKNMFSDYLSMLTIYSAAKALFSFVLQVPLVKGTEKLSMKTILLITYICYSLAAAGFASSTSVTMLLVTAAVMTVGESIGLTHIQTFISKLAPPHLLGRFYAVYGLHWDISRSIGPLAGGLILTSFGGEVIFYTLAVCLLATGLCLTYTIERLEQKAIRKANG comes from the coding sequence ATGTTATCCAGCTTTCAATCTATTAAATCGAGATACACCGCTCCCGTTTGGCTCCGCTTTTTCGGTGAGATGCTGACAAGCCTGACAGGTGCAATGATGGGCCCTTTTATGGTGCTGTATTTGCATGAACAATTAAACGGGAGTGTCATGATTCCCATGTTGATCATCAGCCTTCAGCCATTTGCCGATATTTGCCTGACGCTCGTTGCAGGACGGGTGACGGACCGGCTTGGGCGGCGCACCGCGATCCTGATCGCATTGCTTCTGCAATCAGCCGCCATGACGGGGTTTGTGTTTGCTGAGCATGCGTATGTTTTCGCCACTCTCTATGTCATGAATGGCATCGGGAGATCATTGTACATTCCAGCCTCCCGCGCCCAAATTGCCGAAAGCACGCCGGAAAGCAGACGTTCAGAAGTGTTTGCGGTCATCAATGTGATCTATTCAGCCGGCCTGACGGCAGGGCCTGTGCTGGGAGTGCTGCTGTACAATCATAACCCCATGTGGATATTCGCTTTAGATGCCGCGGCATTGTTCATCTATTTTCTGATCGCCGCATTGAAACTGCCGGAAACAAAGCCGACCATAACAGCTGGTGCATCGGCGTTTTCCGCGAGCTTTACGATATACAGGCCTGTACTGCTTCTTTTGCTGCTTTCTCTCCCCATCAGCATGTTATATGCGCAAACAGAAACAACTTACAGGCTGTTCAGCAAAAACATGTTTTCCGACTATCTATCCATGCTAACCATTTATTCGGCGGCCAAAGCTCTATTCAGCTTTGTTCTCCAAGTTCCCCTTGTCAAAGGAACCGAAAAGCTTTCAATGAAAACGATCCTTTTGATTACTTATATTTGTTATTCCCTTGCAGCCGCCGGCTTCGCAAGCTCAACCTCCGTGACAATGCTTTTGGTGACGGCAGCTGTGATGACGGTTGGCGAAAGCATCGGATTAACCCACATCCAGACGTTTATTTCAAAATTGGCACCGCCTCATCTGCTCGGCCGATTTTATGCGGTATACGGCCTGCATTGGGATATCTCCCGCTCAATCGGCCCCCTGGCAGGAGGGCTGATCCTGACTTCGTTTGGCGGAGAAGTGATTTTTTACACTCTGGCCGTGTGTTTGCTGGCAACAGGTTTATGCCTGACTTACACAATAGAGAGGCTCGAGCAGAAGGCCATAAGAAAAGCGAATGGATAA
- a CDS encoding AbrB family transcriptional regulator, whose product MKKDENLLKDLWFIAISAAGGFMLSLTGISIGWMIGTLIVACCLAMIRPAWLMMAPDQKGINRRWLALGQVILGIELGQKLNVSVLSVLKDHWFSVGVMLILSILMAMLSGYVLWRFSKTDMMTSFVGTAPGGLSAMPSIAQEVGANTAIVSLVQMMRVLLVVLSIPFLVILIYTKQDHSASAAAETLSSATTDFRLAPVLWTAVLILAAWGACKAAKYLKFPAPWLLGSMLGVALVHVGGAAVTGHDLTAWWPSQANHVSQVFLGATIGSKMYKSMFAGVTRIIIVGFVSSVGLIAAMFLSAVIVSKLTGISLITSVLAFAPGGIAEMATTSVTLHADSTFVVAVQVIRVILVIALLPPFYRLLYHLHGEKKGKEGSISGSNA is encoded by the coding sequence TTGAAGAAAGACGAAAATCTCCTCAAAGATCTATGGTTTATCGCAATCAGTGCAGCCGGGGGGTTTATGCTTTCATTAACCGGAATATCGATCGGATGGATGATCGGAACGCTAATTGTCGCCTGCTGCCTTGCCATGATACGGCCGGCATGGCTGATGATGGCTCCGGACCAAAAAGGAATTAACCGCCGCTGGCTCGCCCTCGGACAGGTGATTCTCGGCATCGAATTGGGCCAAAAGCTGAATGTATCCGTTCTCTCTGTCCTCAAAGACCATTGGTTTTCAGTCGGCGTTATGCTGATATTGTCTATCCTTATGGCCATGCTGTCGGGATATGTGCTTTGGCGTTTCAGCAAAACGGATATGATGACAAGCTTCGTCGGCACAGCTCCCGGCGGGCTGTCCGCCATGCCCAGCATCGCACAGGAGGTCGGCGCCAATACCGCCATTGTCAGCCTCGTTCAAATGATGCGTGTGCTGCTCGTTGTGCTATCCATCCCGTTTTTGGTCATCCTCATCTATACAAAACAAGATCATTCCGCAAGTGCCGCAGCAGAAACGCTTTCCTCGGCAACGACGGATTTTAGGCTAGCTCCCGTTTTGTGGACCGCCGTTCTGATTCTCGCTGCCTGGGGCGCCTGCAAAGCTGCGAAATATTTAAAATTTCCGGCGCCATGGCTGCTCGGCAGCATGCTCGGTGTGGCACTTGTACATGTTGGCGGCGCTGCGGTGACAGGGCACGATTTGACGGCGTGGTGGCCGTCACAAGCCAATCATGTGTCGCAAGTATTTCTCGGGGCAACGATTGGCTCTAAGATGTATAAAAGCATGTTTGCCGGCGTCACCCGCATCATTATCGTCGGGTTTGTCTCGTCCGTCGGTTTAATTGCAGCTATGTTTTTGAGCGCCGTGATCGTTTCCAAGCTGACAGGCATCTCGCTCATCACTTCTGTTCTGGCATTTGCCCCCGGCGGCATTGCAGAAATGGCGACGACATCTGTTACCTTGCATGCCGATTCCACCTTTGTCGTTGCGGTTCAGGTCATACGCGTCATCCTTGTCATTGCCCTCTTGCCGCCGTTTTATCGTCTGCTTTACCATCTCCATGGTGAAAAAAAAGGCAAAGAAGGCTCGATCAGCGGCAGTAATGCCTAA
- the lepB gene encoding signal peptidase I → MKKRFWFLAGVVSVVLAIQVKNAVFIDYKVEGVSMNPTFQEGNELLVNKFSHRFKTIHRFDIVLFKGPDQKVLIKRVIGLPGESIKYKDDQLYVDGKQVAEPFLKHLKSVSAGSHVTGDFTLKDVTGTSKVPKGQYFVVGDNRIYSFDSRHFGPIREKKIVGVISDDE, encoded by the coding sequence ATGAAAAAACGGTTTTGGTTTCTTGCCGGTGTAGTTTCCGTCGTTCTCGCGATTCAGGTGAAAAATGCCGTCTTTATTGATTACAAGGTGGAAGGCGTCAGTATGAACCCGACCTTTCAGGAAGGGAACGAGCTGTTGGTCAATAAATTCTCGCACCGATTTAAAACCATCCATCGTTTTGATATCGTCCTTTTTAAAGGCCCTGATCAAAAAGTGCTGATTAAACGGGTGATCGGCCTGCCCGGTGAATCGATTAAATATAAAGATGATCAGCTGTATGTGGACGGAAAACAGGTTGCTGAGCCATTTTTGAAGCATTTGAAATCTGTTTCTGCCGGAAGCCATGTAACGGGTGATTTTACGTTGAAAGATGTGACAGGAACAAGCAAGGTGCCGAAAGGACAATATTTTGTCGTTGGAGATAATCGCATATACAGCTTCGACAGCCGGCACTTTGGGCCGATTAGAGAAAAAAAGATTGTCGGTGTGATTTCCGATGATGAATAA
- a CDS encoding TVP38/TMEM64 family protein: MLDHFLSYFTQENLTELFQSYRAFGPLIAVLLPLVEAFLPFLPLIVFVVANTNSFGLWEGFILSWAGSTAGSILVFLIVRQYGQRRLLGFIRSHPSVRKLMLWVERHGFGPMFLLLCFPFTPSAAVNVVAGLSRIGTWPFILAAASGKLVMIFMISFIGYDLHALITQPIRTVIAVLVIAVLWYVGKKVERYLHVRASQREHDGGRQ, translated from the coding sequence ATGTTGGATCATTTTTTATCCTATTTTACACAAGAAAACCTAACTGAATTATTTCAAAGCTATAGGGCTTTCGGTCCGCTCATTGCTGTGCTGCTTCCTTTAGTTGAAGCATTTCTCCCGTTTTTGCCGCTGATCGTGTTTGTGGTGGCGAATACGAACTCGTTTGGCCTGTGGGAAGGATTTATCTTGTCCTGGGCCGGATCAACGGCTGGATCTATACTTGTATTTTTGATTGTCCGTCAATACGGGCAAAGAAGGTTGCTTGGATTTATCCGCAGCCATCCGTCGGTTAGAAAGCTAATGTTATGGGTGGAGAGGCACGGATTCGGCCCTATGTTTCTTCTGCTTTGTTTTCCATTTACACCGTCAGCCGCGGTGAATGTTGTTGCCGGTTTGTCAAGGATCGGAACGTGGCCGTTTATTTTAGCGGCAGCCTCGGGGAAGCTTGTCATGATTTTTATGATCAGCTTTATCGGATATGATCTGCACGCGCTGATCACACAGCCGATTCGAACGGTCATTGCCGTATTGGTTATCGCTGTTTTATGGTATGTCGGCAAAAAGGTAGAGCGGTATCTGCATGTGAGAGCCAGTCAGCGTGAGCATGATGGAGGGAGACAGTAA
- a CDS encoding DUF3311 domain-containing protein has protein sequence MKLIHVLAALPFIGILLGIPFVNRVTPYVFGMPFILAYIVMWALLTSALMALVYVLDNENKKGEAE, from the coding sequence ATGAAACTGATTCACGTTCTCGCCGCTTTGCCCTTTATCGGAATTTTGCTCGGCATCCCTTTTGTTAATAGAGTGACTCCCTATGTGTTCGGCATGCCGTTTATTCTTGCCTATATCGTGATGTGGGCTCTTTTAACCTCTGCGTTGATGGCGCTTGTATATGTCCTCGACAACGAAAATAAAAAGGGGGAAGCGGAATGA
- a CDS encoding sodium:solute symporter family protein — protein MNPALIIIFGVLLLSIFLGIRAQKGKDMNLEQWTVGGRGFGTVFVFLLMAGEIYTTFTFLGGSGWAYGKGGPAFYIIAYGCLAYILSYWLLPAVWTYAKQHKLMSQSDFFTKKYNSPLLGVLVSLVGIAALIPYLVLQLKGLGLIVSETSYGKISPAAAIWIGAISITVYVMVSGIHGSAWISVVKDIMILVVVLFLGVYLPIHYYGGFQDMFQQIETAKPGLLTLPETGQSTAWFSSTVLLTALGFYMWPHTFSASYSAENPKVFRKNAIIMPLYQLILLFVLFVGFAAILQVPDLKGADGDLSLLRLSLQTFDPWFVGIIGAAGLLTALVPGSMILMSASTLFAKNVYKVFAPRTTEQQISALAKFLVPVIALISVYFTFKGGNTIVTLLLMGYSLVTQLFPALLFSLFKHHMVTKQGAFAGIIAGVGAVSYITLTETTIGTLFPALPQAAKDVNVGIIALLLNIAVMAAVSFVTRKEKSTAADQAA, from the coding sequence ATGAATCCAGCTCTCATCATCATTTTCGGCGTCCTGCTCTTGAGCATTTTTCTCGGCATACGCGCCCAAAAAGGGAAAGACATGAACCTTGAGCAGTGGACGGTAGGGGGCCGCGGCTTCGGAACCGTGTTCGTCTTTTTATTGATGGCAGGAGAAATTTATACCACATTTACATTTCTCGGCGGAAGCGGCTGGGCCTACGGGAAAGGCGGACCGGCCTTTTACATCATCGCCTACGGCTGTCTGGCTTACATCCTTTCTTATTGGCTCCTGCCGGCGGTTTGGACGTACGCGAAACAACATAAGCTGATGTCACAGTCTGATTTTTTCACCAAAAAATATAATAGTCCGCTGCTTGGCGTGCTCGTTTCATTGGTTGGCATCGCCGCTCTCATTCCGTATCTTGTGCTGCAGCTGAAAGGCCTCGGGCTGATTGTATCGGAAACATCGTACGGCAAAATCTCTCCGGCCGCCGCCATTTGGATTGGCGCCATTTCGATCACGGTTTATGTTATGGTATCCGGCATTCACGGGTCTGCTTGGATATCAGTTGTCAAAGACATCATGATTTTGGTTGTCGTTTTGTTTTTAGGTGTCTATCTGCCAATTCATTACTACGGCGGTTTTCAAGACATGTTTCAGCAGATTGAAACGGCGAAGCCGGGCTTGCTTACGCTTCCCGAAACAGGGCAAAGCACGGCGTGGTTCAGTTCAACCGTACTCTTGACAGCACTCGGGTTTTATATGTGGCCTCATACGTTTTCCGCTTCGTATTCAGCCGAAAACCCGAAAGTCTTTCGCAAAAATGCCATCATCATGCCTCTATACCAGCTGATCTTGCTCTTCGTCCTTTTCGTCGGCTTTGCGGCTATCCTGCAAGTTCCTGATCTGAAAGGCGCAGACGGAGATCTATCGCTCTTGAGACTGTCTTTGCAAACCTTTGACCCTTGGTTTGTCGGGATCATCGGCGCTGCCGGACTGCTGACCGCGCTTGTCCCAGGGTCTATGATCTTAATGTCCGCCTCCACGCTGTTTGCAAAAAATGTGTACAAAGTGTTCGCGCCCCGCACAACAGAACAGCAAATATCAGCGCTTGCTAAGTTTTTAGTGCCGGTAATCGCGCTGATTTCAGTTTATTTTACGTTCAAAGGCGGAAATACCATCGTTACACTGCTATTGATGGGCTACAGCCTTGTCACACAACTGTTTCCCGCACTGCTGTTCAGCCTGTTCAAGCATCATATGGTGACGAAGCAAGGAGCCTTCGCCGGCATCATTGCAGGTGTCGGAGCGGTTTCTTATATTACATTGACAGAAACGACGATCGGCACTTTATTTCCGGCGCTGCCGCAGGCCGCAAAAGATGTAAATGTCGGCATAATCGCCTTGTTGCTGAACATTGCGGTCATGGCAGCAGTAAGCTTTGTGACAAGAAAAGAGAAAAGCACCGCGGCTGATCAGGCGGCATAA
- a CDS encoding excalibur calcium-binding domain-containing protein, translating into MKKMAAVMLSLGLVFGFSCGAGHVAEAKTKVKVYKNCKELNKVYKGGVARSSKVKNKGGKTKYKPYVSKALYDANKKKDRDKDYIACER; encoded by the coding sequence ATGAAAAAAATGGCGGCGGTTATGCTGTCACTCGGTCTCGTTTTCGGTTTTTCATGCGGAGCCGGCCATGTGGCGGAAGCCAAAACAAAGGTGAAGGTCTATAAGAATTGCAAGGAGTTAAACAAAGTATACAAAGGCGGGGTGGCCCGCTCGTCGAAGGTGAAAAATAAAGGCGGAAAAACGAAGTACAAGCCTTACGTATCTAAGGCGCTTTATGATGCCAATAAAAAGAAAGACCGCGACAAAGATTATATCGCCTGCGAACGTTAA